Proteins from one Pelosinus sp. IPA-1 genomic window:
- a CDS encoding NlpC/P60 family protein, whose amino-acid sequence MHPIDKLIGKPFVNGGRGPDSYDCWGLVCEVFKMYGIELPDYKISCEDVSLIDGEINEQRNRWCRCEGEPPVPALVVMRFNQAVFCNHTGVYIGDGRFIHTAEKMGVHIDHIDSPAWRRKIEGLYVPGWLDG is encoded by the coding sequence ATGCATCCAATCGATAAATTGATAGGTAAACCATTTGTGAATGGCGGTAGAGGCCCTGACAGTTATGACTGTTGGGGTCTTGTCTGTGAAGTTTTTAAGATGTATGGGATTGAATTACCAGATTATAAAATCAGTTGTGAAGATGTCAGCCTGATTGACGGTGAAATCAATGAACAACGAAATCGCTGGTGCAGGTGTGAGGGGGAACCCCCTGTACCTGCTCTTGTTGTTATGAGGTTTAATCAGGCTGTATTTTGTAACCATACTGGAGTTTATATAGGTGATGGAAGATTTATTCATACTGCTGAGAAAATGGGTGTTCATATTGATCATATTGATAGTCCAGCATGGCGGCGCAAAATTGAAGGACTTTATGTGCCAGGGTGGTTAGATGGCTGA
- a CDS encoding helix-turn-helix transcriptional regulator, with protein MDFVKCRGFEHIVCILVDLDKSIVMLTPRQQEVVTFVKAGYSNEMISRKLNLSVATIKFHLNVAILKISTYLNHG; from the coding sequence ATGGATTTTGTAAAGTGTAGGGGATTTGAGCATATCGTCTGTATATTAGTAGACTTGGATAAGTCGATTGTAATGCTTACTCCACGACAACAAGAAGTAGTGACCTTTGTTAAAGCCGGTTATTCCAATGAGATGATTAGCCGCAAACTTAATCTTAGTGTAGCGACAATAAAATTTCATCTTAATGTAGCAATTCTTAAAATTAGTACCTATCTAAATCATGGTTAA
- a CDS encoding host specificity factor TipJ family phage tail protein — translation MADITLTILRNPFNISDREIKKLAYIPEKTVSEYIQPVMMGIDLEEMVVSHNGAIVDKEQLNSLTVENGDYIAACPVVGKGGGKNILRMIATVALMAYTGNIAAGHGWGATLGGAGSWGASLAAGAISAIGGMLINHMFPQPTPEMPSTDMTTSTPTYSWGNLQSLSGQGNALAVTYGTMRTAGQILSQHITNGDGDKQYLNLLLCGGEGPADSITDIKINDNPISNYHDVSVDIRLGMNDQTAISNFNDTYADQVLSYELSNDDIWATHQTEGNGGQGLEITFELPGGLYHVNDNGNLENATVKFNAQYRQVGRSEWKDWLETHIYKVYSSVQEKIGTVQALKVGQKAIAETWTLSCIDGNIFSVTGSVSGRKDDAKVGVAYDNGLIGFTIIRNRLGFIGGLFNKAQFTLEVRTNELVVTAAKNSPVRKVYRIDNLPAGRYEVRAKCSYKSGTTTRDSTRACWTQLSHISYDDFCRSGKVLVGIKALATDQLSGGMPTVTWLQTVNDINVYNPNIVKYERKSARNPAWAAYDLLHRCKIIKNTKTGIVENVVFGIPANRIDYQAFADWADFCTERKLEFEYIFDTASDLWSSLQKPESVGRGKVILKGTRYSCVCDRPTQPVQLFTMGNMVQDKFQEDFLGMKDRANAIEISFVNKDKGYQKDTLTIYGDDWDNSKTIQNPTQITLYGCTSYQQAYREGKYRLRLNKYLQRTISFDADIDAIACQVGDVILIQHDIPQWGYGGRVLAATEDTIQLDRSITMEVGKEYSVMVRLADDTLVEKQVLGFITETDIVKVSTPFTTIPQEWDVFSFGETHKVTKPFRVLNISRSQEFKRSITALEYVEGVYTEADAIPVIDYSDLDIASLEIANLTVREMTFRQKDGSIVSQLDCSWGLIRGTTADRFEIRYSYDLGESWIFHASNSENNCTIPNVQTGRHYIVKVSAVKGMVISNGVVSDAIFINGKDTPPSDISKLTLSKVGLNLHAIFNPVNDPDIKYYELRMGPTWENSCLIKTLSGSECVFEAPNEGTLTFWVKAVDNSGNHSKNAAKAVINVLGLPAKNIILERNEDISKWQTSHMYRDIQGNWKICSIKKVSDYKRFAEIFGMPEQLQEGPEIILPAIDLGQNTIEASNFYTDPWGNIKVKSVEKLCDYDRFVDIFGTDIHLQPIKYATETFISIDVEYKQSAMNAVEIEYRTSIDGQSFGDWIPSINKQFFGRYVQIRLLPKSMDGVTNVVISAVKTAIDVPDIEEIIEKIDIPEQKTRVYFKRKFYAEPKSIALFTQDSTGKQATWRLSNVTIDGFDIEILATDGSLISGRLNKAIIRGY, via the coding sequence ATGGCTGATATAACTTTAACAATATTAAGAAACCCTTTTAATATTAGTGACAGGGAAATAAAAAAACTAGCGTATATACCTGAAAAAACTGTAAGTGAATATATTCAACCAGTAATGATGGGGATCGATTTAGAAGAAATGGTAGTTAGTCACAACGGTGCTATCGTAGATAAGGAACAGCTAAATTCATTGACTGTTGAAAATGGTGACTACATAGCAGCCTGTCCGGTAGTAGGTAAAGGCGGCGGTAAAAACATTCTTAGAATGATTGCCACAGTGGCATTGATGGCGTACACAGGTAATATAGCAGCTGGACATGGATGGGGGGCAACGTTAGGTGGTGCTGGTTCTTGGGGTGCTTCATTGGCAGCTGGAGCAATTAGCGCAATTGGCGGTATGCTCATTAATCACATGTTTCCACAGCCTACACCAGAAATGCCGAGTACGGACATGACGACATCTACGCCAACCTATTCATGGGGAAATTTACAGTCCCTTTCCGGTCAGGGTAATGCCTTGGCTGTCACTTATGGAACCATGCGAACAGCAGGACAAATTTTGTCTCAGCATATCACAAATGGCGATGGAGATAAACAATACCTAAATCTCTTGCTATGCGGTGGTGAGGGACCAGCTGATAGTATTACAGATATAAAAATTAATGATAATCCTATATCAAATTATCATGATGTTTCAGTGGATATACGTTTAGGGATGAATGACCAGACAGCAATTTCTAATTTTAATGATACATATGCCGATCAGGTACTAAGCTATGAACTGTCTAATGATGATATATGGGCAACCCATCAAACTGAAGGAAATGGCGGACAAGGTCTTGAGATCACCTTTGAATTACCTGGAGGATTGTACCATGTAAACGATAATGGTAACTTAGAAAATGCAACTGTTAAATTTAATGCACAATATAGACAGGTGGGGCGGTCAGAATGGAAAGATTGGCTGGAGACACATATTTACAAAGTATATTCTTCTGTTCAAGAAAAAATTGGGACAGTTCAGGCTTTAAAAGTTGGACAAAAGGCTATTGCTGAGACATGGACATTAAGCTGTATTGATGGAAATATATTCTCAGTTACAGGATCAGTTTCGGGACGAAAAGATGATGCTAAAGTTGGAGTTGCTTATGATAACGGATTAATCGGTTTTACGATTATAAGAAATAGATTGGGTTTTATAGGAGGTTTGTTTAATAAAGCACAGTTTACATTAGAAGTTAGGACTAACGAACTAGTTGTAACAGCGGCGAAAAATAGTCCAGTACGTAAGGTATATCGTATTGACAATCTACCTGCTGGTCGCTATGAAGTTCGTGCGAAATGCAGCTATAAATCTGGTACGACAACAAGAGATAGTACTCGAGCGTGCTGGACGCAGCTCAGTCATATTAGTTATGATGATTTCTGCCGTTCTGGTAAAGTGCTTGTGGGTATCAAAGCTTTAGCAACTGATCAGTTAAGCGGCGGTATGCCGACAGTGACCTGGTTACAGACAGTTAACGATATTAACGTATATAACCCTAATATTGTTAAATATGAGCGAAAGTCGGCTCGTAATCCGGCGTGGGCTGCATATGATTTGTTACACCGTTGTAAAATTATAAAGAATACCAAAACAGGGATAGTAGAAAATGTAGTTTTCGGTATTCCGGCGAATCGAATTGACTATCAAGCTTTTGCCGATTGGGCCGACTTTTGTACGGAACGAAAGTTGGAGTTTGAGTATATATTTGATACTGCCTCTGATTTGTGGAGTTCCTTACAAAAACCAGAAAGTGTGGGTCGGGGTAAAGTCATATTAAAAGGAACTCGCTATTCCTGTGTTTGTGATAGACCGACTCAGCCTGTACAACTTTTCACCATGGGCAATATGGTGCAGGATAAATTCCAAGAAGACTTTTTGGGGATGAAGGATAGAGCAAATGCCATTGAAATATCCTTTGTAAATAAAGATAAAGGATATCAAAAAGATACACTTACTATATATGGAGATGACTGGGATAATAGCAAGACCATTCAAAATCCAACTCAGATTACCTTGTACGGCTGCACATCTTATCAACAAGCTTATCGTGAAGGCAAATATCGCCTGAGATTAAATAAATATTTGCAGCGTACCATATCCTTTGATGCGGATATTGATGCTATAGCCTGCCAAGTTGGAGATGTAATTCTAATTCAGCATGACATCCCACAGTGGGGCTATGGAGGTAGAGTATTAGCAGCCACAGAAGATACCATTCAGCTTGACCGCAGTATTACAATGGAAGTCGGTAAAGAATATTCAGTCATGGTGCGGTTAGCAGATGATACTCTTGTAGAGAAGCAAGTCCTCGGATTTATTACAGAAACAGATATAGTGAAGGTATCTACTCCATTTACAACCATTCCACAAGAGTGGGATGTTTTTAGTTTCGGTGAAACCCATAAGGTAACTAAGCCCTTTAGGGTTTTGAACATTAGTCGCTCCCAGGAATTCAAGCGTAGCATTACAGCGCTGGAATATGTTGAAGGAGTATATACGGAAGCTGATGCTATTCCGGTGATTGATTATAGTGATTTAGATATAGCTAGTTTAGAAATCGCTAATCTTACGGTCAGAGAGATGACTTTCAGACAGAAGGATGGAAGTATAGTTTCTCAACTTGATTGTTCTTGGGGATTAATTCGTGGTACAACTGCAGATCGGTTTGAAATTCGGTATAGCTATGATCTTGGTGAATCATGGATATTTCATGCTTCTAACAGTGAAAATAACTGTACAATTCCAAATGTGCAAACTGGAAGGCATTATATAGTAAAGGTTTCTGCTGTTAAAGGTATGGTTATATCTAATGGTGTAGTCAGTGATGCTATTTTTATTAACGGTAAAGATACTCCACCATCAGATATATCTAAATTAACCCTGTCAAAGGTAGGTTTAAATTTACATGCCATATTTAATCCTGTTAACGATCCTGATATTAAGTATTATGAGTTGAGAATGGGCCCGACATGGGAAAATAGTTGTTTAATAAAAACTCTTTCAGGATCGGAATGTGTTTTTGAGGCTCCTAATGAAGGAACACTAACTTTTTGGGTTAAGGCTGTAGATAATTCTGGCAACCATTCAAAAAATGCTGCTAAAGCGGTCATCAATGTTTTAGGACTTCCAGCTAAAAATATTATTCTTGAACGTAATGAAGATATTTCGAAATGGCAGACCAGTCATATGTATCGAGATATTCAAGGCAATTGGAAAATTTGTAGCATTAAAAAAGTTAGTGATTATAAAAGATTTGCAGAGATTTTCGGTATGCCGGAGCAATTACAGGAAGGGCCTGAAATTATATTACCTGCTATTGATCTCGGTCAAAATACTATTGAAGCTAGCAACTTTTATACTGACCCCTGGGGAAATATAAAAGTCAAGTCAGTTGAGAAACTTTGCGACTATGATAGGTTTGTGGATATATTTGGTACGGACATTCATCTTCAGCCGATTAAGTATGCTACAGAGACATTTATATCCATTGATGTTGAATATAAGCAATCGGCTATGAATGCTGTTGAAATAGAATACCGAACCAGTATAGATGGACAGAGTTTCGGTGATTGGATTCCGTCTATCAATAAGCAATTTTTTGGGCGCTACGTACAAATAAGGCTGTTACCAAAATCGATGGATGGTGTAACTAACGTAGTTATTTCTGCAGTTAAAACTGCAATAGATGTTCCAGATATTGAAGAGATCATTGAAAAAATTGATATTCCGGAACAGAAGACTCGTGTATATTTTAAACGAAAATTTTATGCAGAGCCGAAAAGTATTGCTCTTTTTACACAAGATTCTACAGGAAAACAGGCAACATGGCGGTTGTCAAATGTTACAATTGATGGATTTGATATTGAAATTCTTGCTACAGATGGAAGTTTGATTTCAGGTAGACTAAATAAAGCAATTATAAGGGGGTATTAA
- a CDS encoding DUF1833 family protein, with amino-acid sequence MALNLSNISIIEKNKLTSDGAWLVLLEIQIAKDLIIRIVRNTEDIVWNGYTWVAFPFELDEIKETSQGELPQIPVRVSNISRSVQQYIEQANGGVGATVILRVVHSQHLEILAADIEETFTVQHVSSDSMWVTFDLGGDMPTMLRFPFRRVLKDYCPFTYKGIECGAQSYQETCNKTLGDCRERGNATRFGGEPSIPQGGIYASNR; translated from the coding sequence GTGGCACTAAATTTATCTAATATTTCAATTATAGAAAAAAATAAGCTAACTTCCGATGGGGCATGGCTGGTTTTACTGGAAATTCAAATAGCAAAAGATTTAATTATTAGGATTGTACGTAATACAGAAGATATTGTGTGGAATGGTTATACATGGGTTGCATTTCCTTTTGAATTAGATGAAATTAAAGAAACTTCCCAAGGTGAACTTCCGCAAATTCCGGTGCGAGTTTCTAATATATCTCGGAGTGTTCAACAATATATTGAACAGGCCAATGGTGGCGTTGGAGCTACTGTAATATTACGTGTAGTTCATTCTCAGCATCTTGAGATACTAGCTGCTGATATAGAAGAAACCTTTACAGTACAGCACGTTAGTTCAGACAGTATGTGGGTTACATTTGATTTAGGCGGTGATATGCCAACGATGCTTCGTTTTCCATTCCGGAGAGTTTTGAAAGATTATTGTCCTTTTACGTATAAAGGAATTGAATGTGGAGCGCAGTCCTATCAAGAAACTTGTAATAAGACATTAGGTGATTGTCGCGAGCGGGGTAATGCAACTCGTTTTGGTGGTGAACCCAGTATACCCCAAGGAGGTATCTATGCATCCAATCGATAA
- a CDS encoding DUF1799 domain-containing protein has product MAGRRQEYCEACRKTQTQADKKRKCRTCEASCPEIMPENREAWQLWIYVNTQWRVSHGGIVGLDYTAVFAIAEVYGMELTPALCRKIKALEIYEIRRQEV; this is encoded by the coding sequence GTGGCAGGCAGGCGACAGGAATATTGCGAAGCCTGCCGTAAAACCCAAACGCAGGCCGATAAAAAACGCAAGTGCAGGACTTGTGAAGCTAGTTGCCCTGAGATTATGCCGGAAAATCGTGAAGCCTGGCAGCTATGGATTTATGTAAATACACAATGGCGGGTAAGTCATGGCGGAATAGTCGGATTAGACTATACTGCCGTTTTTGCTATAGCAGAAGTTTATGGTATGGAATTGACTCCGGCTTTGTGTAGAAAAATAAAAGCTCTGGAAATATATGAAATACGAAGACAGGAGGTGTAA
- a CDS encoding phage tail tube protein codes for MSQAQGAQGRLVFDYESSFGQNPTTKAGKVLPFNTLDVKSKQNMKDLATITGTRNPVAPAPGNISVDGNIVVPVDEAGIGYWLKGLFGNPVTTGSADPYQHVFKIGTTQPSMVLEKGFTDIGQYALLNSCKISSFKVGFGGEDELTASMTIMGAKEALSSTPYMTNPSNIVLSRFTNLQASIEEGGAAIATITKGDFTIDAGLDGTQYTIGNGGLRSDIPAGIYKISGNITALFDGATLLEKALTGTKSSLKVKFSANNHSLEFLFPEITYERSTPGITGPAGVLITLPFHAFYQSNTDNSAVKATLVNSVASYL; via the coding sequence ATGAGTCAAGCACAAGGTGCACAAGGAAGGTTAGTATTTGATTATGAATCCAGTTTCGGACAAAACCCTACGACTAAGGCCGGTAAAGTGTTACCCTTCAATACATTAGATGTGAAATCAAAACAAAATATGAAGGATTTGGCAACCATTACTGGTACCAGAAATCCGGTAGCTCCTGCTCCAGGAAATATCAGTGTAGACGGCAATATCGTTGTACCTGTAGATGAAGCAGGTATTGGGTATTGGTTGAAAGGATTATTTGGTAATCCCGTTACCACAGGCAGTGCTGATCCATATCAGCATGTATTTAAGATCGGCACAACGCAGCCTTCCATGGTTTTGGAAAAAGGCTTTACTGATATTGGTCAGTATGCATTGCTAAACAGTTGCAAAATTAGTTCTTTCAAAGTCGGTTTTGGCGGTGAGGATGAGCTAACAGCATCTATGACAATTATGGGAGCAAAAGAGGCTCTTTCATCCACTCCTTATATGACGAATCCTTCCAATATAGTGTTATCTCGTTTTACCAATTTGCAGGCCAGCATTGAGGAAGGCGGAGCAGCTATTGCTACCATTACTAAAGGAGATTTTACGATTGATGCAGGCTTGGACGGCACGCAGTATACAATTGGTAATGGTGGTCTTCGTAGTGATATTCCTGCAGGCATCTATAAAATTTCTGGTAATATTACAGCTCTTTTTGATGGTGCAACACTATTGGAAAAAGCTCTCACAGGAACAAAGTCAAGTTTGAAAGTGAAGTTCTCAGCTAATAATCATAGCCTAGAATTTTTATTCCCCGAAATCACATATGAACGTAGTACTCCTGGTATTACAGGTCCGGCAGGTGTTTTAATTACACTTCCCTTCCATGCTTTTTATCAATCAAATACCGATAATTCTGCTGTAAAAGCTACATTAGTTAACAGTGTTGCCAGCTACTTATAA
- a CDS encoding DUF4376 domain-containing protein: protein MMFYAFKTDTGISFIPVGWESRYPNGIPTETIIITDEQHQEYFNGGQKIFDIVDGQWTYTEPAGPTLDEIKAQAIQKIKDKRNELEEAGFEYQGKKLDSDPISSQRISLAALAAQSSLAANQPFSLEWTCADNKILTLDAEGVIGMSVALAKFSNQLHVTARDLKDKIMAATTSEEVAKIQE from the coding sequence ATGATGTTTTACGCATTTAAAACTGACACTGGAATAAGCTTTATACCTGTGGGCTGGGAAAGTCGCTATCCGAATGGTATTCCTACTGAGACGATTATTATTACAGATGAACAACACCAGGAATATTTCAATGGAGGTCAGAAAATTTTTGATATTGTTGATGGTCAATGGACATACACCGAACCTGCTGGACCAACCCTTGATGAAATAAAAGCACAAGCTATTCAAAAGATAAAAGATAAGCGTAATGAGTTAGAGGAAGCAGGATTCGAATATCAAGGCAAGAAGCTAGATTCTGATCCGATAAGCTCGCAACGAATCTCTCTAGCGGCTTTAGCGGCTCAGTCTAGTTTGGCGGCGAATCAACCTTTTTCGTTGGAGTGGACTTGTGCAGATAACAAAATCCTTACTCTAGATGCGGAGGGAGTTATTGGTATGTCAGTAGCCTTGGCTAAATTCTCGAATCAATTACATGTGACTGCTCGGGATCTAAAAGATAAAATTATGGCGGCGACTACCTCTGAGGAAGTTGCAAAAATTCAAGAGTAA
- a CDS encoding glycine rich domain-containing protein has product MDKVNFNPFSEILVEDFLRQSGYIGDAFEMFIADFLCQSTAVLGLDVTAQSVADMTVYVKPGRIYQSGLQGQLTVNLDPALTITAAHPQYDRIDRICAQYKELQDTPEARNVMIDTVSRQVTQKSVMTRIASIIDFMVVSGVAAPAPAAPSVPDGWVSLAQVKVRSQATSILQTDIFDERPILESLATHGHSGGGDGAKLSAGNITNSVVAGIGTTDVQSTLAAIYTEATKKGGNCTRNSVITGPVDSNGNAAAIYSNLNTSTVNLKANTLINFAAGFNDRGAIDYIERVPRDISIALAGVSQTLYVYAERTAQGVISIGATEFKPITNKQIPVSYVFPNYKQLRIGDKIVFNYNSLSQTCNLPPNIKKVKIECWGASGGNSGSDLGGKGGYAYGELDVKNASNLIICVGSQGGYNDSKYGYNGGGKLNVTGDAKIWYGGGATDVRIGGGGLEKRCIVAGGGGTCDDDVGSTSGGNGGDGGGYSGGAGKSTAGVSVPSGGTQIDGGNNALFSYTLANGDAKGKFGIGASHTINYNYPMSYVFGVGGGGWYGGASGASAGGSGGSSYISGDPNCPTPHPDGIKLVNTGTIAGVNTGDGYAVITILDADTPTNTHVYKIEDGKMMYYEGGLWYEKQRVFIGEATVDSAGKVSSCKSYDYGEIQYAKFDDIRVPVPTQANQPVQLGQFLGSLGNNGWQNLPSGLIIQWGVYIVGPGAVGTYSFPIAFPNGVANITACVIGNNFASASVNVVVGFSTNSNFIAMHNQASSATICVWAIGH; this is encoded by the coding sequence ATGGATAAAGTTAATTTTAATCCGTTTTCGGAAATATTGGTAGAAGATTTTTTAAGGCAATCCGGTTATATTGGTGATGCATTTGAAATGTTTATCGCTGATTTTTTATGTCAAAGCACGGCTGTCCTGGGACTCGATGTTACAGCGCAATCAGTAGCAGATATGACTGTCTATGTTAAGCCAGGACGAATCTATCAATCTGGTCTACAGGGGCAGTTGACGGTCAATCTTGATCCTGCATTGACAATAACAGCAGCGCATCCCCAATATGATAGGATAGATCGTATTTGCGCTCAATATAAGGAATTGCAGGACACTCCAGAAGCTCGTAATGTAATGATAGATACAGTTTCAAGGCAGGTTACGCAAAAATCAGTTATGACGAGGATCGCCAGTATCATCGATTTTATGGTTGTAAGCGGTGTCGCTGCTCCTGCGCCTGCAGCACCCTCCGTGCCGGATGGATGGGTGAGTTTGGCGCAAGTGAAAGTTAGGTCTCAAGCTACGTCAATATTGCAGACAGATATTTTCGATGAAAGACCTATACTGGAAAGTTTGGCAACACATGGTCATAGTGGCGGGGGCGATGGGGCGAAATTGAGCGCAGGAAATATTACTAATTCGGTCGTTGCTGGAATTGGTACCACAGATGTACAAAGTACGTTGGCAGCTATTTATACTGAAGCAACAAAAAAAGGTGGAAATTGCACAAGAAATTCCGTTATTACTGGTCCTGTAGATAGTAATGGGAATGCGGCAGCTATTTACTCAAATCTAAACACAAGCACGGTAAACTTAAAGGCAAATACATTGATAAATTTTGCTGCTGGGTTTAACGACCGTGGAGCGATTGATTATATCGAAAGAGTCCCTAGAGATATTTCCATAGCACTGGCGGGTGTTTCTCAAACGTTGTATGTATATGCAGAACGGACAGCACAAGGGGTTATTAGTATAGGGGCAACTGAATTTAAACCAATTACAAATAAGCAAATACCTGTGAGTTATGTTTTCCCAAACTATAAACAACTACGAATTGGCGATAAGATAGTTTTTAACTATAATAGTTTATCCCAGACTTGTAATCTTCCTCCAAATATAAAAAAAGTCAAGATAGAATGTTGGGGTGCTAGTGGAGGGAATAGTGGTTCAGATCTAGGTGGTAAAGGTGGATACGCATATGGTGAATTAGACGTTAAAAATGCATCTAATTTAATAATTTGTGTAGGTTCACAAGGTGGCTATAATGATTCGAAATATGGATATAATGGTGGCGGAAAATTAAATGTTACCGGAGATGCTAAGATTTGGTATGGAGGCGGTGCTACCGATGTAAGAATTGGTGGTGGTGGATTAGAAAAACGCTGCATTGTTGCTGGGGGTGGCGGAACTTGCGATGATGATGTTGGAAGCACAAGTGGTGGTAACGGTGGCGACGGCGGTGGCTATTCTGGAGGCGCAGGTAAATCAACTGCTGGTGTTAGCGTACCTTCCGGTGGCACACAGATTGATGGTGGAAATAACGCACTATTTAGTTATACTTTAGCAAACGGAGATGCAAAGGGAAAATTTGGTATAGGTGCTTCGCACACAATTAATTATAATTACCCAATGTCATATGTATTTGGCGTTGGTGGTGGTGGATGGTATGGCGGGGCATCTGGAGCTAGTGCAGGTGGTAGTGGCGGTTCATCATATATTTCCGGTGATCCTAATTGTCCAACACCGCATCCTGATGGAATAAAACTTGTAAATACAGGAACTATTGCGGGTGTAAATACCGGTGATGGCTATGCTGTAATTACTATTTTAGATGCTGATACACCAACCAATACTCATGTTTACAAAATTGAAGATGGTAAAATGATGTACTATGAAGGTGGATTATGGTATGAAAAACAACGTGTCTTTATTGGTGAAGCTACAGTAGACAGTGCCGGGAAAGTTAGTAGTTGTAAGTCATATGACTACGGAGAAATTCAATATGCGAAGTTTGATGATATTCGTGTGCCTGTGCCAACTCAGGCAAATCAACCAGTACAATTAGGGCAGTTTTTAGGATCGTTAGGTAATAATGGATGGCAAAACCTGCCTAGTGGATTAATAATACAATGGGGTGTGTATATAGTTGGACCGGGCGCTGTCGGCACATACAGCTTTCCGATTGCATTCCCAAATGGTGTGGCGAATATAACTGCTTGTGTAATAGGGAATAACTTTGCTTCTGCTAGTGTAAATGTTGTGGTTGGTTTTTCTACAAATTCAAATTTTATAGCGATGCACAACCAGGCTAGCAGTGCGACGATATGTGTCTGGGCAATTGGTCATTAA